AACTCATTATTAGACACACCCACCCTACTAGAACTCTTACTTAAAAATTCTTTATGATTTATTTCATTATTTTTAACTAAAAAAATGAAATAAATTAGTATGCATATATACATAGTAGCCCAAGAAAACTATTTTTGTTCAGTGTTAATCCGTAAATTATTTAAAATTTATTGTAAAATTTCTGTAAAAAATGAGTGTATATACGTAGCTACATTAGCTCTTGTCTATTTCTCCTAAGTTTTTTCTAGATAAGTATAAATAAGCATCACTTCCTTTATGTGAGACGGAAACGCTCAACCAGCAGATGTGGTGTTGCCTGCACTGATTTGGGGTGAGAAAACGGGACATTTACCAACGCTGATCGCACTGTCCATATTTCCTATAAAGCGATTGAGTAAAAAATTGTTCGTTAACGTATCAAATTTAGAGCGTTAACTTTCTGCCGGTACTCTTTATAAGCCTGATTAATTGCTTGCATTGCAGCTTTTGCATTGGTAGAACCGTTTACATCAGGGTGATACCGCCTTGCTAATCTAAGGTAAACACCCTTAACATCCTTTGGAGAAGCAGCTCTATCTACGCCCAAGACTTCCCACCATTGCCCAAACAGCACAGATTCAGGGATGGATTTATCACTACTAAGCATTTGACGCCAAATCTTGATGATACCCCCTTCACCCCCACTCACCAATGTCTTTCCATCAGGACTGAAGGCAACACAACCTCGTCCAGAAAGTTGTTGTAGTAGTTTCCTAGTCCGTAAATTCCAAATATTGATGATACCGTCTGTGCTAACACTGGCGAGGGTTTGACCATCAGGGTTGATGGCAAGGGACACAATCGCCGTCGAGTGTCCAGTCAGAGTGTGAAGCAATTCGCCACTGTGAAGATTCCACAGTTTGATTGTAGTGTCTGTACTACCACTAATTAAAGTTTCACCATCAGGACTAATAACAACTGTATTAACTGCTTCCAAATGTTCAGTAAGAATACGGCTTTGTCCCCAATTGTTTAAATCCCAAAGTCTAATAGTTTGATCGGTACTACCACTGGCAAGGATTTTGCCATTAGGACTGATGACAATAGACAAAACGGTGTCTGAATGTCCATTCAAGGTACGTTTTACTTCTCCTGTGTATCGTCCCCATAGTCTAATACTCTTATCGCCACTGCCACTGGCAAGAATTTTGCCATCAGGGCTGAAGGCAACTGAGTAAACAAAGCCAGTATGACTGTAGGGAGAGTTCAAATAAAAGAATGTACGGAGAAATTTTTTTGTATCTACATACCAATAGCTGATTTTGCGAGCGACACTGCCACTGGCAAGTATCTTACCATCGGGACTGATAGCAACAGATAAAACAGCCTCTTCTTGCCCAGCGAAAGTGTAAAGCCATGTTCCTGTCTTCAAGTTCCACAGCTTAACAGTTGTGTCATTGCTTCCACTAGCTAGAGTTTGACCATCAGGACTGATGGCGATCGCATTTACTGCG
The sequence above is a segment of the Mastigocladopsis repens PCC 10914 genome. Coding sequences within it:
- a CDS encoding DnaJ domain-containing protein produces the protein MTKHPPNPLQKLVRGVIRDLIHQANSQKSDKPKKTAGISATVGGMGLAGGFGAVGIGTAPVVGAGGVVGAAVYGAFKAIAEGDAVAFGALGVGAIGGASVSSVVGGMGLVAPKIGLAVGIGTIPMAAVGAVVGLAAYGIAKLLDESGTAETPAQVFDRMEEKVLQMEAYSAAVMELEAFLSGENLNQKFAALEVEDELQMLKAEIDKETETNSSPSVKSEISAPNIETKVVSLNTQLPETWRCVQTLKGHTAAVNAIAISPDGQTLASGSNDTTVKLWNLKTGTWLYTFAGQEEAVLSVAISPDGKILASGSVARKISYWYVDTKKFLRTFFYLNSPYSHTGFVYSVAFSPDGKILASGSGDKSIRLWGRYTGEVKRTLNGHSDTVLSIVISPNGKILASGSTDQTIRLWDLNNWGQSRILTEHLEAVNTVVISPDGETLISGSTDTTIKLWNLHSGELLHTLTGHSTAIVSLAINPDGQTLASVSTDGIINIWNLRTRKLLQQLSGRGCVAFSPDGKTLVSGGEGGIIKIWRQMLSSDKSIPESVLFGQWWEVLGVDRAASPKDVKGVYLRLARRYHPDVNGSTNAKAAMQAINQAYKEYRQKVNALNLIR